From Rhopalosiphum padi isolate XX-2018 chromosome 2, ASM2088224v1, whole genome shotgun sequence:
CCGAACATTTCCTCTTGTCATCTCAAAAGAAACTAATATTGTGATcactgaatttaaattaaattctgaaGGGTTTTATTAATGGGTAGCCTCCCTCATCAAATTAatctagttatatattataaattataatatatgcatatatgtctttatatttatgtaaatacagGTTGTAgattatcttataataaaaatttgcttAGGGAGCTTTAATATtttcctattaaatatttttactaaaaggtaaaattaatattgaattaaataatttataaattatcaatacaaataataatatattgttaacatttaatagaacaatttaataatattcattgctattcttttatttaaaaataaacattaatgtaaaattattttacaaggaCAATTTAGatgaatgaaatttaaaatgttctccaataaatgttgatataaaataatatccatgATCATAGCCCTCTTCAAGAAATAGTTTGGTCttgattttattatctttacatTCTTTGGCTGCTTCCacaaaattatcaattagtAAATCCtttgttaaaaattcatcaTCACTACCCTGTGgacattaaattcaatttatttaaacaatataattaaaatctataattgttatttcttatttatataaatactaaccACATGTATTAATATTTCCATTTCAGGACCATTATATTCTTTTACTAAAAAAGTTGTATCCCATTTTTGCAAAATGTCTTTTTCTTCTCCAATTAATGTTGTTAATCCATCAATTAATGTAGGtgaattagtaatattacaaaCAGGTGCAAATAATGACACTGATTTATACTTTCCTGGGCAAAGTAAAGCACATAACAATGCCCCATGTCCACCCATACTGtttacatataaaaacaaattaaaagaataataataataaatttaatggacATAGTATTTTGATATTTGCTAGTAGCAATCAAGtcttattaaactatttaagaaGACGTTACACCCactgtgttgtctctgtcttacacatGTACAACACAGACAAAATGCGTTTATGCAGTCTAAGTAGAACTCACTCAAGTTTGGttatagagtaaatatacctattataaaattaaaatatgaccaTATTTTAAGGGGCAAGACGTTGAGTTGTTTTTCATTAGTCTCAATATAACGTTCTTACGttcattatattgtttagaaatagcaaaaatttaaaaaaaactcattgtCTTGCCttccaaaatattgttatattttaattttaaaataagatgtaTTTAATcaagaaccaaaattgagcaaGTTCAACTATGTAAACGCGTTTTATCTATGTCGTATGTgtataagacggagacaacacatgcggatgtGACGTCTTCTTGAGCAATCATtgtttcaaatgtttcaattatatacacttatttattattactttatttaataatatttttgtattattattttatattatggcaaaaaatttataatatttcaaaaatttaaattattgtagcaaGTGAAATTTTACTGCGATTGACTTagggaatttttattttgaccttAACACAAATCATGATAAAGGAAGACTTTGGTatttatactcatataataaatcaattaatcaaAAAGACTATTCGATAAAAGCTGTTTGTAGTTAAAATTGTGTTGTATACACAATTAAGTTTATAGTGCAgatccaaaaatgtattatggaaCTCGTAATGTCATAATAGCCAAGCctgcacaaataaataattttggtaataaaaatacacctaatataaaattatttagtaataatttcaatgtttgcagtatataaaataataatatagatatgtaaatatgtttacctaatattatactatactccGTTCCAAAAAAGAATACATCAATTCTGCACACTTTTTTCCCCTTCCACTGGTCACTGCTTATTCTGTTATGTGAGATACGCATCGCCAGATAAAAACCGGTTACCTCCtggtgtaatattttttagaacggAGAATAGTAGTAGCTATTAcctgatataattaaataataataatcatcactttttagttacatataatattgtaactaatATATGagtttattgtgttatatatacagtatatgaATTAGTAAgggaaaaaatattacacaattagTAAAAGTTTTTGAACATTCCCTCAAGATTCAtcaaattttgtttgaaaaagcTTAAACTACCAAATTTATATGGAGTTTGATCAAACTATTTTGTATATCCTATACTTCTAGTAGttgctacattatattattatcattataactaCAGTGGATTCCGCTTAGTGTGGGCACGCCAGGACCAGTCCCGTTTGCCCACATTAGCAGTTGcccataaaaacataaaattagttgtattaattatttttattgagacCAGACCATTTGCCCATTTTGCCCATATTAACTGGTGCCCACATTAGGCAGAATCCactgtatattgtaaattggacattgttgaaattataaataaatgagcTATCATAAGATATAAAGTATCTTTATTTAGTGTTTGAGTTCACAAAAACAGGGTATAATTTATCACTCAGTACcctgtatgtattttttaattctatttacatacaatttatttgtagacatacaactatattattggataataaacttcattaacttacaatttttttaacaaatgtattttgCGTATGTGTTTTGTGTAAcaggactattttttttttttaatggcatctcctatttagaatataattgtTGGATTGATTGATTTTTCTTTAAGTAACTTTGATCTATCAAGTCTCATTTCTCATATATTCAATTTTGGGTTTGGAATACAAGTTGATAGATCAAAATGATAAAGTTAATGGAATTTATGATTCAATAATCTAATTTAATGTCCTATTAACACAATTGAAAATTATGAGCAGATAACTGAGTGATAAAGTGTACTCTGATTCTGTGGAGACacatggtatattattttaattacttatatatattatatatacctatgtccaGAAATAGATACTTTATCTTGTATAACTGGGAAAGTGTTTTGTACAAGTTGATAAAGTTCATCAGTTATATAGGTAAACATCTGATAATGTTTATTCCACGGTTCCTGTTTAGCATTAACATACATAGAAGCACCAGAACCAACATTCCATTTTTCATCTTCATTAGGAATGTTACagtttcctaaaaaaaaatatcattatataattacattaaattataattcaactgtgatattatatcataaaccgtactattataaaatgtatattacaaagtatatttaatatttgatatatttataatagaacctcaatatttataaaatatattgttctttCATTTTcactaactatattataacatttataaccacTAGTAATTATATATCTCCATACTTAGCAATGTTTATATTTGTCACTATTTCAgatagtaaaatacaatataaaatttataaaatgtattaataccaGAGTTTTATGAattctaattttataacttttttatttcccATAAGAAAGAAATAAAGTATtgtattcaaatgtattaattttattaactatacatataataaataaacttacttGGACTAGTATCAGGAGcaacaacaattattttgtattgagcAGCAAACCTTTGAAATCCTGATTTAGTGATTACATTTTGTTCAGTACATGTAAGACCCGATAAGTAAAATAGCACTggaaatttttcattttcactcTCTCCAGGTGGTAAGTAAATGCCAAATTTCATGTTACATTGCAATGTAggactgaaaaatataaaaataaaattaacaattaatttcacaatatttaattgtgtataaataatttacctaaaatgttcaaaaactttCTGGTAACCACCAAAACTTTTATTACTGGAAATTAACTTGAGAtccattttaattacctataataaaaatgtataatcaaaaaattaaatatagttgattaattatacagggtgattcttttatcgaaaGAGTCAataacaatcattattataaaaaatgttaacatttgttCAGTGTGTGACagctaattatatttcaatacaaatatgaacaaataaattaaaatttaataatgtattgcatagtataaacaatattagaacaaatacaaaaataaactgtaaaataaaaaaaactaatgtaaaAGAAATCACtttaactgttttattaaataatattttaaattgtaggtaaaaaaaaaaaaatactgttatcaTGCCCTGTAAGTAgtatatttgtgaataattatacaaaattgtagGTACAATACTATGGAATACATTTGGGGGGGGAGCTAATCGAAAACTTAGGGAGTCTTAACCCCCAAAA
This genomic window contains:
- the LOC132922049 gene encoding S-formylglutathione hydrolase-like, producing the protein MDLKLISSNKSFGGYQKVFEHFSPTLQCNMKFGIYLPPGESENEKFPVLFYLSGLTCTEQNVITKSGFQRFAAQYKIIVVAPDTSPRNCNIPNEDEKWNVGSGASMYVNAKQEPWNKHYQMFTYITDELYQLVQNTFPVIQDKVSISGHSMGGHGALLCALLCPGKYKSVSLFAPVCNITNSPTLIDGLTTLIGEEKDILQKWDTTFLVKEYNGPEMEILIHVGSDDEFLTKDLLIDNFVEAAKECKDNKIKTKLFLEEGYDHGYYFISTFIGEHFKFHSSKLSL